The following nucleotide sequence is from Corylus avellana chromosome ca7, CavTom2PMs-1.0.
ATCGTTGTGGGTTCTGTTCTGGAAATTTATGGTCTTTGCAAAATTGGATAATTGATTGGAGATTTCAAGTTTCTGGGTTGAGTACATGTCTTCTCAATTTTGGTAGAGCAGTACAATCCACAACTAATCATCATGTCATATATGTTTCACATTGGATCAATTAGTGTGATCATCAAGGTTTCTTGGGATAATTTCCATCATTGTTTTGAGAACATTTATTTGATTAGTGAAAATAGGGAAAAAGGGGTAGCATTTTGGTTCTTATAGCAATGGATGCTTTGCAAGTTGTTTCTTCAGCAACACAAATAGTGTCAAGTATGGTAGGGGCAGTTGTTGCACTAGAACAAGCCTCTAGGGATCTTGATGAAGCTCCAAAGAGAATCAAAAGCCTAGAGGAGTTTGTGTCTGATCTCGATAATTTGACACGCAGAGTCAAGCAAAAGCATGTCTACAAGCTTCATAATCCTCAGTTAGATTATCAAATTCAAAGCTTAAATGCCCTGGTAGAACGACTTCATCCAAAGATCATGAAGGCAAGAAGGATTGTGTCAAAGAGTAGGTTAAAGAACTTTGCTAAGATAGTATGGAGTTCTATGGCTGGGGATCCACTTGGGAAACTAGTAAATAATATCAGGGGTGACTTAAACTGGTGGCTGGAATCTCAAAGATTGGTGCAAAATGTTGAAAAGGTAATAGAATCCTCTGCACATGACATTCCAGCTCGATTAAAGATAACTACTGAACAAGGATACCCTATATCTAGCAAATGTATCTTCATAAGGAATTTACTAGAACAAGAGGGTTCGCAACGGGTGATTCTTATCGTCGGATTGTCTGGTATTGGAAAATCATGTATGGCTCGTCATGTGGCTTCTGATCCGCCTGCTAAATTTGTGGGTGGAGCAGTTGAACTTGGCTTTGGGCAATGGTGTAGTAGAGCTGCGTGTGATGGAAACAAGGCTGAATACCAGAAGCGTTTAGCaagaaaaatttgtaaatttctGGTGCAGATTGGATTTTGGAAGAAGATTAAGGATGAGAATACTGGGGATCttgaatatatatgttgtttgcTTCAAGAAGCCTTGTATGGGAAAAGCATTTTGATCCTTCTTGATGATGTGTGGGAGCAGGACATAGTTATGCGATTTGCAAAGCTGTATGACAATGATTGCAAATACTTAGTAACAACAAGAAATGAAGCTGTCTACGAAATTACAGAAGCAGAGAAAATAGAGTTAGGCAAAGATGACATAAAGGAAATAAGCAAGGGAATCCTTGTGTACCACAGCCTCCTTAGTGAGGAAGAGTTGCCGGTATGAGAtgaatctctctccctctttgttTTTCTAATATTGCAAGATTTGatctggaatttttttattttttatttttggaaaagaaagattttgttttggatTGCTCCCATCAGATTTTATATAGGTCCATTTTGTATTAAACAGCAtttcaagagaaagaaaaaaaaaaacatggtaaGAATGAAGTCACTAAAGAAACATTAGCAAACCATTGGCATCAGAATGTAGGTCAGACACCTTCATATGTTTTATATTCTTAGCAGTCTACAACTTTTTGTAATGATCCACTCACAACAAACggatttctattttttttttttttattgttatttagaACATATTTGAGTCATTTAATTCTTACCAAACTTCCACATAATGTGCCTAGAGCGTGTCCTCTAACCGTCCTACTCAgataatttctctttcttttcccctCTTTCTGAgtacaaaccaaaaaaaaattacttccCAACTAAAGTGAATTGTATCCCCACTGCTTGTACTGTACTCATTTGTTACGTGAATGCTTTTACATACATGTAAAGGgatagattgttaggttttgaggAAACCTAGACCCTTTAGATTTGTTGAAGGGAgcctaaaaccttttcaaacataaagtttgaattaattttctaattactttattcataacataatggtctttaaataggcaaactattaTAGTATTTTCTAGGGCTGAGTCATCAgctcttattggaatataaactagggctgagtcatcaagactcttacttgaaaataaataaagacaataaaaataaacacaataaaatattctaccgtatcatatattttaatatatgatactattaataattattccacATTCTCGTAACATTCCTTTTCCCTTGAAGAGGACCTTGTCCTCGAGGTCCGAAATCTCGTTCTTGAAATAATCTTGCTCTTGGAATAGAGTTTTCACGTGGCCTTCTTTCATTCccaccattttgtttttttttctctttctctttcggAACCAAGCAACATCTAAgcctctttttcttctcctttgggTGAGCCACGATCTAGCGTGAGATGACAAAGTTGGCACAATCAAGCAAGACAAAGTTGGCGATTTTAGTGGAGACACGACTGAGATGCTTTCTGATTTCTTGATCAAGCCTTCGAACATAATTATGAAACTAGCTAATTGTTGCTCAAGTCGATCAAGACGTGAATCTTCCATGGATCGTTGATTGCTGTAGAAAACAACCAACCTGactgctctaataccaattgttaCATGAATGTTTTTACATACACGTAATGGGATAGATTGTTAGATTTTGAGGGAACCTAGACCCTTTAGATTCGTTGAAGGgaacctaaaaccttttcaaacataaaatttggattaattttctggttactttattcataacataatggcctttaaataggcaaactattacaatattttatagGGCTaagtcatcaagactcttacatgaaataaacacaataaaaaatattctaccgtatcatatattttaatatatgatactattaataattattccgcATTCTCATAACATCATTTTCCTAATTGTGgcctttattatttatttgtcacAATTTTGATTTGCTTGATGATTGCTAAGATTTTTTGTTTCAGAGTGTAGCAGATAGCTTGCTTGAGCGTTGTGGCCACCACCCTCTTACTGTTGCTGTCATGGGTAAGGCTCTCAGGAAAGAAGTCAGAGCTGAGAAATGGGAGAAAGCTATCAGAAATCTATCCACCTTTGCCACATGCGCACCTGGTCCTGTCTCATATGTAAATGAGAAAGAAACTGAGAACACACTAACCATTTTTGGGTCATTTGAGTTCAGTCTAGAAGCAATGCCTGGAGACTCTAGAAAGCTCTTCACAGCTCTTGCTGCTCTTTCATGGGCAGAACATGTTCCGGAAGCTTGTTTGGAGGCCATTTGGGCAGTTCTTGGACAGGAGAGCTTGTTCTCTCTCATAGTCAGCAAGCTTGTTGAGGGCTCCTTGCTGATGAAAACTGATACGGATCCATTGTATCAAGTACACGACATGGTTTCGCTGTACCTTGACAGCAAGAAAAATGATTCAGTTTTGCTTCTAATAAATGATTCTGGAGAGGAAGAAACATCATTTATTTTCCCATGGCTTCTTGTTTTTGGGAAAGAGAGCGTCAAAAGAATTGCTGAGCAAAAGATAGAGATAATCCTGAGTGTTTTAGAAGAAAAGCAAGCAGTTATCACCTTAGAAGCAATTATCCAGGCTCTAATGGCTAGCAAAACCATATCTGAGTTTGAAACTAGCAGAGCAAGCTTTGTTGGCATATTGGGACCTAGAATCGAAGGCCTGATATCGTCTGGTTCACAGAGTCTGGTTGCAGTGTCTGCAGAAGCCATCACGAATATATTCAATGGAAGTGattattactttttctttccatCACTTGAAAGTACTGGTGCTGTTGATAAGCTAGCAATTATACTTGAAAACTGTGAGGAACCCATGATCCAAACTAATGTTTCAACTGTCCTTGCAAAGCTCGCAGAATTTGGAAGCGCAGAAACAGTCGACAAGGTTCTTCACTGTATCCCATTTAACCAACTCGCTGATTTGCTCTCCCCTGATGCTGAGGAATGGCATGAGAGCATGTTTACAATATTGATGTCGTTGACCAAAGCTGGAAAGTCAAAAGCTATTGAGAGAATGATTGCTTGTGGAATCGAGAAAACTCTTATTAAGCTTCTTGAGAATGGAACTGAAGTAGCACAACATCGTGCTATCGTCGCATTAAAGGCATTTTATGAGCTGGGAGGCCGTCGAACAAATGAGTCTCTTCAACCTGCTAATCTTAACCTTTTGCCATGGGAAGTCAGGCTTCGTTTGGAAAGCTTCGTTTTATCGGATCAGAATGTTCACCATTCACCTAGGCCGCAAACTTTTGAAGATCTCATCCACAGGGTACTTGACAGCAATTACAAGCAGGTATTAGAAGCTATGCAAGACCTCATACCATTCATTGAAAAAGCTGGAGAGCCACAAATCAGAGACATGATTTTAAACAGTCCCCTCATTAGAAGACTCCTGGAACTTTTGCAGTATGGAAACTCACAACAAAAGTCAATGAAATCTGAATCTGCCTTTTTATTAATGAAGCTAGCTTTCTCTGGTGGAGAATCCttcattaagaaatatatagagTATGATATTATTTCTGAGCTAGTCAAGATGATGCAGTGCACCATTACAGAGTTGCAGGATGCAGCCTACACAGCAGTACACCAGATGCTGTTTGGCAGTGGCGGGGTCCTGGTTTTAAACCATATCTTTCAAATGGGTCTCATAGAGAAACTGGTTCATTCCATTGACAGCAAATCAATGAAAACCCAGGAAGTGAATGTTCACTGTCTTTTGGATGTTGTCGAATTGGGAAACAAAGCCTGCTTGGAACGGATGTTCTCTTTGCAAGTGGTGGAGAAGCTGGCAAAGTTAGAAAGAGTGAGTGGGGGCTCAGGTGAAACTGTGGTTGGATTTCTCAAGGGAATGGATAAGTGTAAACATATTTCAACGGCAGAGAGGAAGGTTATGAAGCAACAAGTAGTTAGAAAAGTAAGGGCTGCCTTGAAAGGCCATAAATTTGAAGCCCGGATGTTAGCAGCTGTAGATGCTTGTCTATCTGAAGGATCAATGAAAGGATCCACTACTAGTAGTAGTGGTAGTAGTAGTAGAAACAGAAAGTTGTAGCTCGGGTTCTTTAGAATATTTTCGATattatgatttatttagttttctttgAGGGTTTCTTGTTCATGACTCTTaccctctctataaatagagaccatTGTAATACAATTTATCACACTTCAATATAGACCAAATGCAACTCTTATTCTTCATaagtttctctctctgtctttcatattatatataccATTACATATTTCTACATTATAGAGAGAGATGTACCTTTTATTTGACTCTAAGGCCCAGCTTCTTAAGGTCTATACTAGGAACTAATTCAGTTCtctatcaattttatttgtaaatggTGTGATACATATGGCTTTATCCATGTCTTATTGACTATCCAAAAGCTAATTAAGTATAGGACCATTGTACAAATCCCACACTCATTTCAATAGGTTTTCTTGATTAGTTTTGCAACCCCAACTCTGTGTGGACCAAAGAAAGCCTGCACTTACCAACCCTATTTTGACTACCATTCATGCCCTTATCTTTATTTGTTGCCAGGGGAAGGAGTTCAACAACAAAACAGTGATTACTTGTTACGATCTTAAATGTCTCGCATGACTTAAGTATAATCTTAATCATGTGTAAATTTTCCGGCCACCTTCTCCTTATATGGCGGTTTTCAATGGTGAGTTTTACTTGAAATTTATATCGCTAATAAGGCCTTCAGATTGAGATCTTGTCTTCGTGTTATCCTTCTAGCCGCCCATATTATACCTCAAACTAGGCAGCAAAAAGTTCTTGTAGATAGCAGACTTCAGAATTAAATTCTTCTGGCGACTCATTTTGCTCAACCCAACAATTTGTTATGAATGAGTTGTTTCAGCTACATATTGTGAGATGAAGAGTTCTATCATCTTAAAATCATTTATCTAGAGGCCTAAAAAATGAGGTTGATTATGGATGATCTTCTTTACCATACCTAATGGTTCTTGTGAGTCAACCTTTTATCAAATCATTCtcttagattttaatttttaaatatattaaatcattacttaaGGTATGCACCGTTATCAAATCACTCCctctattaaattttttaacaatgaaaaatgatatgatcacgttatatttaataaaattttgacacGTATACATATCATTTAGCACTAATTAACtttgccacatcatttaaaaaattccacatcaaacaaaaaaaaaaaaaaaaaggaaaaggaaagagaatgttatttaaaaaaagaaaaaagaaagagaaaaagaaagagagatggtGAATTACCAAACCACCCACAATGGCCTTTAAGAGGGAAGAAGTGCTAcgcttcccttttcttttcttttcttttttcttttcaaaatttagttCCCAAATGTGTCACAAATTCATGAAATGGTAACACATAATTTAAGAAtcaatttttgaagaaaaaaattagagagtgTAGCATTTCTCGAAAGAGAGTTTGGCCACGCCCAATCAcctctttttttcctccttcctcttcattcttttcttaattttttcttttctaatgtGACATTTTAAAATGATGTCATGAAGTTAATTGGTGCCGACTTAacatgtacacatatcaaaattttattgaatatgACATAGCCATCAGCTTATATGTCATCGTTCACCATTAAAAAATCTAGCAAAAGAAATGATTTTGATATCAATGCCTGCCTTAATGAATGATTTGATGCATATTGAATCCTAAGAAGGGATTTTAATAAAAGATCAAACCATAGTAAACCTCTACagtaatttttgtaaaaaaaatgtacaCAGTACGGAAagcaataaaaattataaaaccccATTAATCAAGGCAAGATTGTCAA
It contains:
- the LOC132188832 gene encoding uncharacterized protein LOC132188832 — translated: MDALQVVSSATQIVSSMVGAVVALEQASRDLDEAPKRIKSLEEFVSDLDNLTRRVKQKHVYKLHNPQLDYQIQSLNALVERLHPKIMKARRIVSKSRLKNFAKIVWSSMAGDPLGKLVNNIRGDLNWWLESQRLVQNVEKVIESSAHDIPARLKITTEQGYPISSKCIFIRNLLEQEGSQRVILIVGLSGIGKSCMARHVASDPPAKFVGGAVELGFGQWCSRAACDGNKAEYQKRLARKICKFLVQIGFWKKIKDENTGDLEYICCLLQEALYGKSILILLDDVWEQDIVMRFAKLYDNDCKYLVTTRNEAVYEITEAEKIELGKDDIKEISKGILVYHSLLSEEELPSVADSLLERCGHHPLTVAVMGKALRKEVRAEKWEKAIRNLSTFATCAPGPVSYVNEKETENTLTIFGSFEFSLEAMPGDSRKLFTALAALSWAEHVPEACLEAIWAVLGQESLFSLIVSKLVEGSLLMKTDTDPLYQVHDMVSLYLDSKKNDSVLLLINDSGEEETSFIFPWLLVFGKESVKRIAEQKIEIILSVLEEKQAVITLEAIIQALMASKTISEFETSRASFVGILGPRIEGLISSGSQSLVAVSAEAITNIFNGSDYYFFFPSLESTGAVDKLAIILENCEEPMIQTNVSTVLAKLAEFGSAETVDKVLHCIPFNQLADLLSPDAEEWHESMFTILMSLTKAGKSKAIERMIACGIEKTLIKLLENGTEVAQHRAIVALKAFYELGGRRTNESLQPANLNLLPWEVRLRLESFVLSDQNVHHSPRPQTFEDLIHRVLDSNYKQVLEAMQDLIPFIEKAGEPQIRDMILNSPLIRRLLELLQYGNSQQKSMKSESAFLLMKLAFSGGESFIKKYIEYDIISELVKMMQCTITELQDAAYTAVHQMLFGSGGVLVLNHIFQMGLIEKLVHSIDSKSMKTQEVNVHCLLDVVELGNKACLERMFSLQVVEKLAKLERVSGGSGETVVGFLKGMDKCKHISTAERKVMKQQVVRKVRAALKGHKFEARMLAAVDACLSEGSMKGSTTSSSGSSSRNRKL